From Salvelinus fontinalis isolate EN_2023a chromosome 37, ASM2944872v1, whole genome shotgun sequence, the proteins below share one genomic window:
- the LOC129835974 gene encoding NLR family CARD domain-containing protein 3-like isoform X1, translating into MVYSVRGSVSLSLLYLCSGWYSLLEDQSLSLSPLSLSRTVYSVRGSVSLSLLYLCSGWCTLPEDQSRCAVCQQVLRDPVSITCGHRFCRQCITRYWEKPAPSGYYDCPQCRKRTRTLPVLQHLGEPNDARGSENMEDSLQRAIVNHKDSLKRRYEKVIEGMEKAGTQTPLNRIYTELYITEGESEGVNNEHEVWQLETASRTPTSHDTAIHCNDIFKPLPGQERSIRTVLTKGIAGIGKTVSVQKFILDWAEGKANQDVDIIFVLPFRELNLIKDRQYSLLRLLNDFHTELDIGNAKKLTACKAMFVFDGLDESRLPLDFQHNEKVSDVTHTSSVDVLLTNLIKGNLLPSALLWITSRPTATNQIAPECVDQVTEVRGFNDPQKAEYFRKRFIDEDLASRIISHIKTSRSLHIMCHIPVFCWISAIVFEHMLSTDKRREMPTTLTEMSIHFLLIQTSLKNQKYYGSDAMDQEELMESDKEIILKLGKLAFENLEKGNLMFYEEDLKEAGLDVKESSVYSGVCTQIFKEESVLFQRVVYCFVHLSIQEFLSAVYMYHCYTTKNMDALNPFLKRKSRAASEELTLHELLNSTLDKALESKNGHLDLFVRYLHGMSLESNQKLLRGLVTQTESSPESVQKTIRSLKVMQRKNVSPERCINLFHCLIEMKDHSVQEEIQEYLRSENRSKNLTHAQCSALAYMLQISEEVLDVFDPKEYKTSEEGRRRLLPAVRGCRKALLTGCKLTDTSCKVLVSALSSNPSHLRELDLSNNDLKDSGVKLLSAGLGNPHCKLETLRLSGCLVTEEGCASLASALKSNPSHLRELDLSNNDLKDSGVKLLSAVLGNPHCKLETLRLSGCLVTEEACDFLVSALKSNPSHLRELDLSYNHPGDSGVRLLSSGLEDPHCRLEKLNVEHGEESTMKPGPRKYVCDLTLDLNTVHRLLSLSEENRKVACRREKQPYPDHPERFEDWEQVLCREGLTGRCYWEVEWSGRRADIGVTYKGINRRGGGKDCCLGCNDKSWSLICTDNRYTARHNYNPTTIHIPSSNSHRVGVYLDWPAGTLSFYRNSSDTLTHLYTFTSTFTETLYPGFRVWVDSSVSLK; encoded by the exons atggtctactctgtgagaggatcagtatctctctctctcctttatctctgtagtggatggtattctctgttagaggatcagtctctctctctctctcctttatctctgtcgcGGACtgtctactctgttagaggatcagtatctctatctctcctttatctctgtagtggatggtgtACTCTGCCAGAGGATCAGTCCAGGTGTGCAGTGTGTCAGCAAGTGTTGAGGGATCCAGTCTCTATCACCTGTGGACACAGGTTCTGTAGACAGTGCATCACCAGATACTGGGAGAAACCTGCTCCTTCAGGATACTATGACTGTCCTCAGTGTAGAAAGAGAACCAGAACACTTCCTGTACTACAGCACCTGGGTGAACCCAATGATGCAAGAGGCTCTGAAAACA TGGAGGACAGCCTGCAGAGAGCTATAGTAAACCATAAAGACAGCCTGAAAAGGAGGTATGAAAAAGTGATAGAAGGCATGGAAAAAGCAGGGACTCAAACTCCCCTCAACAGGAtttacacagagctctacatcacagaaggagagagtgaaggggttAACAATGAACATGAGGTGTGGCAGCTAGAGACAGCATCCAGGACACCAACCTCCCATGACACAGCAATCCACTGCAATGACATCTTTAAACCCTTACCTGGCCAAGAGAGAAGCATCAGAACTGTGCTGACGAAGGGCATTGCTGGCATCGGAAAAACtgtctctgtgcagaagttcatcCTTGACTGGGCTGAAGGGAAGGCTAATCAAGATGTGGACATCATATTTGTGCTTCCTTTCCGGGAGCTGAACTTGATCAAAGATCGCCAGTACAGTCTTCTCAGACTTTTAAATGACTTCCACACAGAACTAGACATAGGCAATGCAAAGAAACTCACAGCCTGTAAAGCTATGTTCGTCTTTGATGGTTTGGATGAAAGCAGACTTCCATTGGATTTCCAGCACAATGAAAAGGTGTCTGATGTCACCCACACATCATCTGTTgatgttctgctgacaaatctcatcaaggggaatctgcttccctctgctctcctatGGATAACCTCCCGACCAACAGCAACCAATCAGATCGCCCCTGagtgtgttgaccaggtgacagaggtacgagggttcaatgacccacagaaggCGGAGTACTTCAGAAAGAGATTCATTGATGaggacctggccagcagaatcatctcacacataaagacatcaaggagcctccacatcatgtgccacattccagtgttctgttggatttctgcaatAGTCTTTGAACACATGCTGAGtacagacaagaggagagagatgccCACAACTCTGACTGAGATGTCCATTCATTTCCTGCTAATTCAGACCAGCTTGAAGAACCAGAAGTATTATGGAAGCGATGCGATGGATCAAGAGGAGCTCATGGAGTCAGATAAGGAAATTATTCTGAAGCTGGGGAAGCTGGCGTTTGAAAATCTGGAGAAGGGTAATCTGATGTTCTATGAAGAAGACCTGAAAGAGGCTGGCCTTGATGTCAAAGAATCCTCAGTGTACTCAGGAGTGTGCACACAAATCTTTAAAGAAGAGTCTGTGTTATTTCAGAGAGTGGTGTACTGctttgttcatctgagcattcaggagtttctcTCAGCTGTCTACATGTACCACTGTTACACAACCAAGAACATGGATGCACTGAACCCCTTCCTCAAGAGAAAGTCTAGAGCTGCGTCTGAAGAGCTAACCTTGCATGAGCTGCTGAATAGTACCTTGGATAAAGCCTTGGAGAGTAAGAATGGACACCTGGACCTTTTTGTCCGCTACCTTCATGGCATgtcactggagtccaatcagaaaCTCCTACGAGGTCTGGTGACACAAACAGAAAGCAGTCCAGAGAGCGTCCAGAAAACAATCCGATCCCTTAAGGTGATGCAGAGGAAGAACGTCTCCCCTGAGAGATGCATCAATCTCTTCCACTGTCTGATAGAGATGAAAGACCATTCAGTACAGGAGGAAATCCAAGAGTACTTGAGGTCAGAGAACAGATCCAAAAACCTCACACATGCTCAGTGTTCAGCGCTGGCCTACATGCTGCAGATATCAGAGGAGGTTCTGGATGTGTTTGACCCAAAGGAATACAAGACATCAGAGGAGGGTCGTAGGAGACTGCTCCCAGCTGTGAGAGGCTGCAGGAAAGCACT ACTCACTGGCTGTAAACTCACAGACACAtcctgtaaagtgttggtctcagcTCTCagttcaaacccctcacacctgagagagctggatctgagtaacaatgacctgaaggattcaggagtgaagctgctctctgctggactggggaatccccactgtaaactggagactctgag gctgtcaggctgtctagtcacagaggaaggctgtgcttctctggcctCAGCTTTgaagtcaaacccctcacacctgagagagctggatctgagtaacaatgacctgaaggattcaggagtgaagctgctctctgctgtactggggaatccccactgtaaactggagactctgag gctgtcaggctgtctagtcacagaggaagccTGTGATtttctggtctcagctctgaagtcaaacccctcacacctgagagagctggacctgagctacaatcacccaggagactcaggagtcagactgctctcatctggactggaggatccacactgcagactggagaaactcaa tgtggaacatggtgaAGAGAGCACAATGAAACCTGGGCctagaaaat atgtctgtgatctcacaTTGGACCTAAACACAGTACacagactcctctctctgtctgaggagaacagaaaggtggcatgtaggagagagaagcagccatatcctgatcacccagagagatttgaggactgggaacaggtgctgtgtagagagggtctgactgggcgctgttactgggaggtagagtggagtgggAGAAGGGCTGatataggagtgacatataaaggaatcaaCAGGAGGGGAGGGGGTAAGGACTGTTGTCTTGGATGTaatgacaagtcctggagtctgATCTGCACTGACAACAGATACACGGCCAGGCACAATTATAATCCCACTACCATACACATCCCCTCCTCCAACTCCCACAGAGTAGGGGTttatctggactggccagccggcactctgtccttctatagaaactcctctgacacactgacccacctgtacacattcacctccacattcactgagACGCTCTATCCAGGGTTCAGGGTTTGGGTTGACTCATCAGTATCCCTGAAATAa
- the LOC129835974 gene encoding NLR family CARD domain-containing protein 3-like isoform X2 yields MEDSLQRAIVNHKDSLKRRYEKVIEGMEKAGTQTPLNRIYTELYITEGESEGVNNEHEVWQLETASRTPTSHDTAIHCNDIFKPLPGQERSIRTVLTKGIAGIGKTVSVQKFILDWAEGKANQDVDIIFVLPFRELNLIKDRQYSLLRLLNDFHTELDIGNAKKLTACKAMFVFDGLDESRLPLDFQHNEKVSDVTHTSSVDVLLTNLIKGNLLPSALLWITSRPTATNQIAPECVDQVTEVRGFNDPQKAEYFRKRFIDEDLASRIISHIKTSRSLHIMCHIPVFCWISAIVFEHMLSTDKRREMPTTLTEMSIHFLLIQTSLKNQKYYGSDAMDQEELMESDKEIILKLGKLAFENLEKGNLMFYEEDLKEAGLDVKESSVYSGVCTQIFKEESVLFQRVVYCFVHLSIQEFLSAVYMYHCYTTKNMDALNPFLKRKSRAASEELTLHELLNSTLDKALESKNGHLDLFVRYLHGMSLESNQKLLRGLVTQTESSPESVQKTIRSLKVMQRKNVSPERCINLFHCLIEMKDHSVQEEIQEYLRSENRSKNLTHAQCSALAYMLQISEEVLDVFDPKEYKTSEEGRRRLLPAVRGCRKAL; encoded by the exons A TGGAGGACAGCCTGCAGAGAGCTATAGTAAACCATAAAGACAGCCTGAAAAGGAGGTATGAAAAAGTGATAGAAGGCATGGAAAAAGCAGGGACTCAAACTCCCCTCAACAGGAtttacacagagctctacatcacagaaggagagagtgaaggggttAACAATGAACATGAGGTGTGGCAGCTAGAGACAGCATCCAGGACACCAACCTCCCATGACACAGCAATCCACTGCAATGACATCTTTAAACCCTTACCTGGCCAAGAGAGAAGCATCAGAACTGTGCTGACGAAGGGCATTGCTGGCATCGGAAAAACtgtctctgtgcagaagttcatcCTTGACTGGGCTGAAGGGAAGGCTAATCAAGATGTGGACATCATATTTGTGCTTCCTTTCCGGGAGCTGAACTTGATCAAAGATCGCCAGTACAGTCTTCTCAGACTTTTAAATGACTTCCACACAGAACTAGACATAGGCAATGCAAAGAAACTCACAGCCTGTAAAGCTATGTTCGTCTTTGATGGTTTGGATGAAAGCAGACTTCCATTGGATTTCCAGCACAATGAAAAGGTGTCTGATGTCACCCACACATCATCTGTTgatgttctgctgacaaatctcatcaaggggaatctgcttccctctgctctcctatGGATAACCTCCCGACCAACAGCAACCAATCAGATCGCCCCTGagtgtgttgaccaggtgacagaggtacgagggttcaatgacccacagaaggCGGAGTACTTCAGAAAGAGATTCATTGATGaggacctggccagcagaatcatctcacacataaagacatcaaggagcctccacatcatgtgccacattccagtgttctgttggatttctgcaatAGTCTTTGAACACATGCTGAGtacagacaagaggagagagatgccCACAACTCTGACTGAGATGTCCATTCATTTCCTGCTAATTCAGACCAGCTTGAAGAACCAGAAGTATTATGGAAGCGATGCGATGGATCAAGAGGAGCTCATGGAGTCAGATAAGGAAATTATTCTGAAGCTGGGGAAGCTGGCGTTTGAAAATCTGGAGAAGGGTAATCTGATGTTCTATGAAGAAGACCTGAAAGAGGCTGGCCTTGATGTCAAAGAATCCTCAGTGTACTCAGGAGTGTGCACACAAATCTTTAAAGAAGAGTCTGTGTTATTTCAGAGAGTGGTGTACTGctttgttcatctgagcattcaggagtttctcTCAGCTGTCTACATGTACCACTGTTACACAACCAAGAACATGGATGCACTGAACCCCTTCCTCAAGAGAAAGTCTAGAGCTGCGTCTGAAGAGCTAACCTTGCATGAGCTGCTGAATAGTACCTTGGATAAAGCCTTGGAGAGTAAGAATGGACACCTGGACCTTTTTGTCCGCTACCTTCATGGCATgtcactggagtccaatcagaaaCTCCTACGAGGTCTGGTGACACAAACAGAAAGCAGTCCAGAGAGCGTCCAGAAAACAATCCGATCCCTTAAGGTGATGCAGAGGAAGAACGTCTCCCCTGAGAGATGCATCAATCTCTTCCACTGTCTGATAGAGATGAAAGACCATTCAGTACAGGAGGAAATCCAAGAGTACTTGAGGTCAGAGAACAGATCCAAAAACCTCACACATGCTCAGTGTTCAGCGCTGGCCTACATGCTGCAGATATCAGAGGAGGTTCTGGATGTGTTTGACCCAAAGGAATACAAGACATCAGAGGAGGGTCGTAGGAGACTGCTCCCAGCTGTGAGAGGCTGCAGGAAAGCACTGTAA